The proteins below come from a single Corynebacterium cystitidis genomic window:
- a CDS encoding helix-turn-helix domain-containing protein yields the protein MVDYRLVMRLVVEGKSYRFISASTGVASATVSKASKAVRELGITTVDQLGQVSDEQIAGVVGDGRKSVSDQYVPIDLDQVLAQRTGRKKTALNVLWARYTDQPLA from the coding sequence ATGGTTGACTATCGTTTGGTGATGCGTCTTGTTGTTGAGGGCAAGTCGTATCGTTTTATTTCTGCCTCAACGGGGGTTGCTTCGGCAACGGTATCGAAGGCGTCAAAGGCTGTACGTGAACTGGGGATCACGACGGTTGATCAGCTTGGTCAGGTCAGTGATGAGCAGATTGCGGGGGTTGTTGGTGATGGCCGGAAATCGGTGTCGGATCAGTATGTGCCGATTGATCTTGATCAGGTGCTTGCTCAGCGTACGGGACGTAAAAAGACGGCGTTGAATGTGCTGTGGGCCAGGTATACCGATCAGCCGTTGGCTTAA